In Daphnia magna isolate NIES linkage group LG7, ASM2063170v1.1, whole genome shotgun sequence, a single genomic region encodes these proteins:
- the LOC116927308 gene encoding GTPase-activating Rap/Ran-GAP domain-like protein 3 isoform X4, protein MSSFSSCSSPLLLFKSKSFRRPRNTSGSPTRALGSADGAAASGGAGPSSSSSECDPPHRLRRVFTTHACRRRPAEVKSLGPVAGHASPIQFRRMTSLMKKPLGIAHSVPLGVPLNFNSSSSSDLVSRRGAFSRRHYGSVELLPQTETESGGDSMKCRRFRLENGEGVGDRDEVYNSPTTPVLENPEYQTRWYFKYFLGKLHQIYVGTDSEKQPFFISVVLTDSNNQGAPQYKAILWKKTGAQKIYLPHTPGRPLNVKQILSNFQNMDRLEKSPKEVVSPELQKSLLLLEEQEGSVNFKFGVLYAKAGQASDDEMFSNERGSKEFERFLTILGNKIRLKGWDKYRGGLDVKGDMTGAYSVHTIYEGHEIMFHVSTLLPYSKDNKQQLERKRHIGNDIVNIVFLDGTPEEMAAFSPNCIKSQFTHIFALVTYLPGEDAYRFHIYSEESVPLFGPSLPSPPIFPKVPDFREFLLVKLINGEKAAFNTPIFSQKRERTLDMLIRDMYAEVMTEHRGSLQRRALSEVLPEGGRSSRRREEARQVEFVRVGQALKLDTIVKGDAPTSLANTGLFRRSPWEPQCFYPDFHYEIICGDSWSDNRLILATESGVFVVEEGGTCRMIFDKSVQIKQLTVVEAHGILLVRTDRGRDSRMHVFRLSSFESDACGSEPAAFSRQHLKDQRLERTKGTHLYAVSRLGGSHLRMAVAVGKKILLLQWRHSAAWTAWCPTSDTDTVEGFQYLREFQVSESPLVLTLIDSGNCYSAGGQGENQICVGYRHQFDLINERTSETKRFYNVEGKWAHLVAAIDVYEDEEPELLLCFNNTCHFQKLDEINASSEHDFHWNSVPESIVCAFPYILAFTADSIEVRLVINGNLIQAMVMPRLSLITSKSDVFFATTAPEFFSLRASPDGKPFRLYRIQLNNLGGGSANNCAATPVSTTPIPARNLSRRYLMDDVSASPPPAGRGGVSRMARLNSRKDLRIRLEQQGGGGGPGSNPGSPGASSNSSRGAGSGTGFSRSCTASPTTGSTSPNAPSSPRSSCSGSPKTRPPQGNTGLGGRKLSLMAEELEGMRHVFLSPPPSPKLFFNINPQNTWEAFK, encoded by the exons ATGTCGTCTTTTTCTTCGTGTTCTTCGCCCTTGTTGCTCTTCAAGAGCAAATCTTTCCGTCGACCCCGAAACACATCGGGTTCGCCAACAAGAGCTTTGGGCTCTGCGGACGGCGCGGCCGCCAGCGGAGGCGCGGGACcttcgtcgtcatcgtcggAATGCGATCCGCCGCACAGGTTGCGACGCGTCTTTACCACTCACGCTTGCCGTAGGCGTCCAGCCGAGGTGAAATCGCTGGGGCCCGTTGCAGGTCACGCGTCGCCCATCCAATTTAGGCGGATGACTTCGTTGATGAAGAAACCGCTGGGCATTGCTCACTCGGTTCCTCTCGGTGTACCGTTGAACTTCAACAG TTCGTCTTCGTCAGATCTGGTCTCTCGGCGAGGAGCATTCAGTCGTCGTCATTACGGATCGGTGGAACTG CTGCCGCAAACCGAGACTGAGAGCGGGGGAGATTCGATGAAGTGCCGGCGGTTCCGGCTGGAGAACGGCGAAGGAGTCGGCGACAGAGATGAA GTCTACAATTCACCGACGACGCCCGTTCTAGAGAATCCAGAGTACCAGACGCGCTGGTATTTCAAATACTTTCTTGGCAAAT TGCATCAAATTTACGTGGGCACCGACAGTGAGAAACAGCCATTCTTCATCTCCGTTGTCCTGACGGATTCCAACAATCAGGGCGCACCGCAGTACAAAGCCATTCTCTGGAAGAAAACG GGAGCTCAGAAAATCTATCTGCCGCACACGCCCGGTCGGCCATTGAACGTCAAACAGATATTGAG CAATTTCCAGAACATGGACCGTCTAGAAAAGAGCCCCAAAGAGGTTGTCTCTCCTGAACTGCAAAAg AGCTTATTGTTGTTGGAAGAACAAGAAGGTTCGGTCAATTTCAAATTCGGTGTCCTCTACGCCAAAGCTGGACAAGCATCCGACGATGAAATGTTTAGCAATG aacgcgGTAGCAAAGAGTTTGAACGATTCCTCACCATTTTGGGCAACAAGATCCGTCTGAAAGGTTGGGACAAGTACCGCGGTGGCCTCGACGTTAAAG GAGACATGACCGGAGCCTACTCGGTCCACACCATCTACGAAGGGCACGAGATAATGTTTCACGTCTCCACTCTGCTGCCCTATTCAAAGGATAACAAGCAACAA TTGGAAAGGAAAAGGCACATCGGTAATGATATCGTCAACATCGTCTTTCTTGATGGCACACCTGAAGAGATGGCCGCCTTTTCACCCAACTGCATCAAATCTCAATTCACAC atatCTTTGCATTGGTGACGTATTTACCGGGCGAGGACGCCTACCGGTTCCACATTTATTCGGAAGAGTCGGTGCCCCTTTTCGGTCCATCGTTGCCATCGCCGCCCATCTTCCCCAAAGTGCCCGATTTCCGTGAATTTCTACTGGTCAAAC TCATTAATGGCGAAAAGGCAGCGTTCAACACGCCCATCTTTTCGCAGAAGCGCGAACGCACACTGGACATGCTCATTAGAGACATGTACGCAGAGGTTATGACGGAACATCGCGGG AGTCTACAGAGAAGAGCGTTGAGCGAAGTGCTTCCTGAAGGGGGACGCAGTTCCAGACGGCGGGAGGAAGCTCGTCAGGTGGAATTCGTTCGCGTCGGTCAAGCCCTGAAATTGGACACGATTGTTAAAGGCGACGCTCCGACCAGTCTGGCTAATACCGGACTATTTCGACGTTcg CCGTGGGAGCCGCAGTGCTTTTATCCGGATTTCCACTACGAAATCATTTGCGGCGACTCGTGGTCCGATAATCGTCTCATCCTGGCCACCGAATCGGGCGTCTTTGTCGTCGAAG AGGGAGGTACCTGTCGCATGATCTTCGACAAATCGGTTCAGATCAAACAGCTGACTGTCGTCGAAGCTCATGGCATCCTATTGGTGCGCACCGATCGCGGAAGGGACAGCCGGATGCATGTCTTCCGCTTGTCCAGCTTCGAATCGGACGCCTGCGGATCCGAGCCAGCCGCTTTCAGCCGCCAACATTTGAAAGACCAGCGCCTGGAACGAACAAAAG GCACTCACCTGTACGCCGTTTCCAGACTGGGAGGATCTCATCTTCGGatg GCGGTAGCTGTCGgtaaaaaaatccttttaCTTCAATGGCGCCATTCGGCTGCCTGGACGGCCTGGTGTCCGACGAGCGATACAGACACGGTCGAAGGCTTTCAATATTTAAgg GAGTTCCAGGTGAGCGAGTCTCCGCTTGTTTTGACGCTGATCGATTCAGGCAATTGCTACTCGGCTGGTGGCCAAGGAGAGAATCAGATTTGCGTCGGTTATCGACACCAGTTCGATTTGATCAACGAGCGCACCAGCGAGACGAAAAGATTTTACAATGTCGAAGGCAAGTGGGCCCATCTAGTGGCCGCCATCGACGTCTACGAGGACGAAGAGCCAGAATTGCTTCTTTGTTTCAACA ATACGtgccattttcaaaaattggaCGAAATCAATGCGTCCAGCGAGCACGATTTTCATTGGAATTCGGTGCCGGAAAGTATAg TCTGCGCTTTCCCGTACATTTTGGCCTTTACGGCTGATTCAATTGAAGTGCGACTAGTCATTAATGGCAACCTGATCCAGGCGATGGTCATGCCCCGTTTGTCGCTCATTACTTCCAAGAGCGACGTCTTCTTTGCCACAACGGCACCCGAGTTCTTCAGTCTGCGAG CTTCACCAGATGGCAAACCCTTCCGGCTGTACCGAATCCAATTGAACAATCTCGGTGGCGGATCGGCCAATAATTGCGCCGCGACGCCCGTCTCCACCACCCCCATTCCAGCTAGAAATCTGAGCCGAAGGTATCTAAT GGATGACGTTTCGGCTTCACCGCCTCCGGCCGGTCGAGGCGGTGTGTCTCGAATGGCGCGACTGAACAGCCGGAAAGATTTGCGCATCCGGCTGGAACAGCAAGGTGGGGGCGGAGGACCCGGAAGTAATCCAGGAAGTCCCGGGGCAAGTTCCAACAGTTCGCGAGGTGCCGGAAGTGGAACGGGATTCAGCCGGAGCTGTACCGCGTCGCCAACGACGGGGTCGACGTCACCCAACGCGCCGTCGTCGCCGCGTTCTTCGTGTTCCGGTTCGCCGAAAACGCGACCGCCCCAAGGCAACACTGGACTGGGAGGCCGCAAACTGAGCCTGATGGCCGAGGAGCTGGAAGGTATGCGTCACGTCTTTCTGAGCCCACCGCCCAGCCCCAAACTGTTCTTCAACATCAATCCGCAGAATACGTGGGAGGCTTTCAAATAG
- the LOC116927308 gene encoding GTPase-activating Rap/Ran-GAP domain-like protein 3 isoform X1: MSSFSSCSSPLLLFKSKSFRRPRNTSGSPTRALGSADGAAASGGAGPSSSSSECDPPHRLRRVFTTHACRRRPAEVKSLGPVAGHASPIQFRRMTSLMKKPLGIAHSVPLGVPLNFNSSSSSDLVSRRGAFSRRHYGSVELLPQTETESGGDSMKCRRFRLENGEGVGDRDEVYNSPTTPVLENPEYQTRWYFKYFLGKLHQIYVGTDSEKQPFFISVVLTDSNNQGAPQYKAILWKKTGAQKIYLPHTPGRPLNVKQILSNFQNMDRLEKSPKEVVSPELQKSLLLLEEQEGSVNFKFGVLYAKAGQASDDEMFSNERGSKEFERFLTILGNKIRLKGWDKYRGGLDVKGDMTGAYSVHTIYEGHEIMFHVSTLLPYSKDNKQQLERKRHIGNDIVNIVFLDGTPEEMAAFSPNCIKSQFTHIFALVTYLPGEDAYRFHIYSEESVPLFGPSLPSPPIFPKVPDFREFLLVKLINGEKAAFNTPIFSQKRERTLDMLIRDMYAEVMTEHRGSLQRRALSEVLPEGGRSSRRREEARQVEFVRVGQALKLDTIVKGDAPTSLANTGLFRRSPWEPQCFYPDFHYEIICGDSWSDNRLILATESGVFVVEEGGTCRMIFDKSVQIKQLTVVEAHGILLVRTDRGRDSRMHVFRLSSFESDACGSEPAAFSRQHLKDQRLERTKGTHLYAVSRLGGSHLRMAVAVGKKILLLQWRHSAAWTAWCPTSDTDTVEGFQYLREFQVSESPLVLTLIDSGNCYSAGGQGENQICVGYRHQFDLINERTSETKRFYNVEGKWAHLVAAIDVYEDEEPELLLCFNNTCHFQKLDEINASSEHDFHWNSVPESIVCAFPYILAFTADSIEVRLVINGNLIQAMVMPRLSLITSKSDVFFATTAPEFFSLRGTRMDHKDSSPPSSPHSSPDGKPFRLYRIQLNNLGGGSANNCAATPVSTTPIPARNLSRRYLMDDVSASPPPAGRGGVSRMARLNSRKDLRIRLEQQGGGGGPGSNPGSPGASSNSSRGAGSGTGFSRSCTASPTTGSTSPNAPSSPRSSCSGSPKTRPPQGNTGLGGRKLSLMAEELEGMRHVFLSPPPSPKLFFNINPQNTWEAFK; this comes from the exons ATGTCGTCTTTTTCTTCGTGTTCTTCGCCCTTGTTGCTCTTCAAGAGCAAATCTTTCCGTCGACCCCGAAACACATCGGGTTCGCCAACAAGAGCTTTGGGCTCTGCGGACGGCGCGGCCGCCAGCGGAGGCGCGGGACcttcgtcgtcatcgtcggAATGCGATCCGCCGCACAGGTTGCGACGCGTCTTTACCACTCACGCTTGCCGTAGGCGTCCAGCCGAGGTGAAATCGCTGGGGCCCGTTGCAGGTCACGCGTCGCCCATCCAATTTAGGCGGATGACTTCGTTGATGAAGAAACCGCTGGGCATTGCTCACTCGGTTCCTCTCGGTGTACCGTTGAACTTCAACAG TTCGTCTTCGTCAGATCTGGTCTCTCGGCGAGGAGCATTCAGTCGTCGTCATTACGGATCGGTGGAACTG CTGCCGCAAACCGAGACTGAGAGCGGGGGAGATTCGATGAAGTGCCGGCGGTTCCGGCTGGAGAACGGCGAAGGAGTCGGCGACAGAGATGAA GTCTACAATTCACCGACGACGCCCGTTCTAGAGAATCCAGAGTACCAGACGCGCTGGTATTTCAAATACTTTCTTGGCAAAT TGCATCAAATTTACGTGGGCACCGACAGTGAGAAACAGCCATTCTTCATCTCCGTTGTCCTGACGGATTCCAACAATCAGGGCGCACCGCAGTACAAAGCCATTCTCTGGAAGAAAACG GGAGCTCAGAAAATCTATCTGCCGCACACGCCCGGTCGGCCATTGAACGTCAAACAGATATTGAG CAATTTCCAGAACATGGACCGTCTAGAAAAGAGCCCCAAAGAGGTTGTCTCTCCTGAACTGCAAAAg AGCTTATTGTTGTTGGAAGAACAAGAAGGTTCGGTCAATTTCAAATTCGGTGTCCTCTACGCCAAAGCTGGACAAGCATCCGACGATGAAATGTTTAGCAATG aacgcgGTAGCAAAGAGTTTGAACGATTCCTCACCATTTTGGGCAACAAGATCCGTCTGAAAGGTTGGGACAAGTACCGCGGTGGCCTCGACGTTAAAG GAGACATGACCGGAGCCTACTCGGTCCACACCATCTACGAAGGGCACGAGATAATGTTTCACGTCTCCACTCTGCTGCCCTATTCAAAGGATAACAAGCAACAA TTGGAAAGGAAAAGGCACATCGGTAATGATATCGTCAACATCGTCTTTCTTGATGGCACACCTGAAGAGATGGCCGCCTTTTCACCCAACTGCATCAAATCTCAATTCACAC atatCTTTGCATTGGTGACGTATTTACCGGGCGAGGACGCCTACCGGTTCCACATTTATTCGGAAGAGTCGGTGCCCCTTTTCGGTCCATCGTTGCCATCGCCGCCCATCTTCCCCAAAGTGCCCGATTTCCGTGAATTTCTACTGGTCAAAC TCATTAATGGCGAAAAGGCAGCGTTCAACACGCCCATCTTTTCGCAGAAGCGCGAACGCACACTGGACATGCTCATTAGAGACATGTACGCAGAGGTTATGACGGAACATCGCGGG AGTCTACAGAGAAGAGCGTTGAGCGAAGTGCTTCCTGAAGGGGGACGCAGTTCCAGACGGCGGGAGGAAGCTCGTCAGGTGGAATTCGTTCGCGTCGGTCAAGCCCTGAAATTGGACACGATTGTTAAAGGCGACGCTCCGACCAGTCTGGCTAATACCGGACTATTTCGACGTTcg CCGTGGGAGCCGCAGTGCTTTTATCCGGATTTCCACTACGAAATCATTTGCGGCGACTCGTGGTCCGATAATCGTCTCATCCTGGCCACCGAATCGGGCGTCTTTGTCGTCGAAG AGGGAGGTACCTGTCGCATGATCTTCGACAAATCGGTTCAGATCAAACAGCTGACTGTCGTCGAAGCTCATGGCATCCTATTGGTGCGCACCGATCGCGGAAGGGACAGCCGGATGCATGTCTTCCGCTTGTCCAGCTTCGAATCGGACGCCTGCGGATCCGAGCCAGCCGCTTTCAGCCGCCAACATTTGAAAGACCAGCGCCTGGAACGAACAAAAG GCACTCACCTGTACGCCGTTTCCAGACTGGGAGGATCTCATCTTCGGatg GCGGTAGCTGTCGgtaaaaaaatccttttaCTTCAATGGCGCCATTCGGCTGCCTGGACGGCCTGGTGTCCGACGAGCGATACAGACACGGTCGAAGGCTTTCAATATTTAAgg GAGTTCCAGGTGAGCGAGTCTCCGCTTGTTTTGACGCTGATCGATTCAGGCAATTGCTACTCGGCTGGTGGCCAAGGAGAGAATCAGATTTGCGTCGGTTATCGACACCAGTTCGATTTGATCAACGAGCGCACCAGCGAGACGAAAAGATTTTACAATGTCGAAGGCAAGTGGGCCCATCTAGTGGCCGCCATCGACGTCTACGAGGACGAAGAGCCAGAATTGCTTCTTTGTTTCAACA ATACGtgccattttcaaaaattggaCGAAATCAATGCGTCCAGCGAGCACGATTTTCATTGGAATTCGGTGCCGGAAAGTATAg TCTGCGCTTTCCCGTACATTTTGGCCTTTACGGCTGATTCAATTGAAGTGCGACTAGTCATTAATGGCAACCTGATCCAGGCGATGGTCATGCCCCGTTTGTCGCTCATTACTTCCAAGAGCGACGTCTTCTTTGCCACAACGGCACCCGAGTTCTTCAGTCTGCGAGGTACACGCATGGATCACAAGGATTCGTCTCCGCCTTCGTCGCCTCATT CTTCACCAGATGGCAAACCCTTCCGGCTGTACCGAATCCAATTGAACAATCTCGGTGGCGGATCGGCCAATAATTGCGCCGCGACGCCCGTCTCCACCACCCCCATTCCAGCTAGAAATCTGAGCCGAAGGTATCTAAT GGATGACGTTTCGGCTTCACCGCCTCCGGCCGGTCGAGGCGGTGTGTCTCGAATGGCGCGACTGAACAGCCGGAAAGATTTGCGCATCCGGCTGGAACAGCAAGGTGGGGGCGGAGGACCCGGAAGTAATCCAGGAAGTCCCGGGGCAAGTTCCAACAGTTCGCGAGGTGCCGGAAGTGGAACGGGATTCAGCCGGAGCTGTACCGCGTCGCCAACGACGGGGTCGACGTCACCCAACGCGCCGTCGTCGCCGCGTTCTTCGTGTTCCGGTTCGCCGAAAACGCGACCGCCCCAAGGCAACACTGGACTGGGAGGCCGCAAACTGAGCCTGATGGCCGAGGAGCTGGAAGGTATGCGTCACGTCTTTCTGAGCCCACCGCCCAGCCCCAAACTGTTCTTCAACATCAATCCGCAGAATACGTGGGAGGCTTTCAAATAG
- the LOC116927308 gene encoding GTPase-activating Rap/Ran-GAP domain-like protein 3 isoform X2, with the protein MSSFSSCSSPLLLFKSKSFRRPRNTSGSPTRALGSADGAAASGGAGPSSSSSECDPPHRLRRVFTTHACRRRPAEVKSLGPVAGHASPIQFRRMTSLMKKPLGIAHSVPLGVPLNFNSSSSSDLVSRRGAFSRRHYGSVELLPQTETESGGDSMKCRRFRLENGEGVGDRDEVYNSPTTPVLENPEYQTRWYFKYFLGKLHQIYVGTDSEKQPFFISVVLTDSNNQGAPQYKAILWKKTGAQKIYLPHTPGRPLNVKQILSNFQNMDRLEKSPKEVVSPELQKSLLLLEEQEGSVNFKFGVLYAKAGQASDDEMFSNERGSKEFERFLTILGNKIRLKGWDKYRGGLDVKGDMTGAYSVHTIYEGHEIMFHVSTLLPYSKDNKQQLERKRHIGNDIVNIVFLDGTPEEMAAFSPNCIKSQFTHIFALVTYLPGEDAYRFHIYSEESVPLFGPSLPSPPIFPKVPDFREFLLVKLINGEKAAFNTPIFSQKRERTLDMLIRDMYAEVMTEHRGSLQRRALSEVLPEGGRSSRRREEARQVEFVRVGQALKLDTIVKGDAPTSLANTGLFRRSPWEPQCFYPDFHYEIICGDSWSDNRLILATESGVFVVEEGGTCRMIFDKSVQIKQLTVVEAHGILLVRTDRGRDSRMHVFRLSSFESDACGSEPAAFSRQHLKDQRLERTKGTHLYAVSRLGGSHLRMAVAVGKKILLLQWRHSAAWTAWCPTSDTDTVEGFQYLREFQVSESPLVLTLIDSGNCYSAGGQGENQICVGYRHQFDLINERTSETKRFYNVEGKWAHLVAAIDVYEDEEPELLLCFNNTCHFQKLDEINASSEHDFHWNSVPESIVCAFPYILAFTADSIEVRLVINGNLIQAMVMPRLSLITSKSDVFFATTAPEFFSLRGTRMDHKDSSPPSSPHSSPDGKPFRLYRIQLNNLGGGSANNCAATPVSTTPIPARNLSRRDDVSASPPPAGRGGVSRMARLNSRKDLRIRLEQQGGGGGPGSNPGSPGASSNSSRGAGSGTGFSRSCTASPTTGSTSPNAPSSPRSSCSGSPKTRPPQGNTGLGGRKLSLMAEELEGMRHVFLSPPPSPKLFFNINPQNTWEAFK; encoded by the exons ATGTCGTCTTTTTCTTCGTGTTCTTCGCCCTTGTTGCTCTTCAAGAGCAAATCTTTCCGTCGACCCCGAAACACATCGGGTTCGCCAACAAGAGCTTTGGGCTCTGCGGACGGCGCGGCCGCCAGCGGAGGCGCGGGACcttcgtcgtcatcgtcggAATGCGATCCGCCGCACAGGTTGCGACGCGTCTTTACCACTCACGCTTGCCGTAGGCGTCCAGCCGAGGTGAAATCGCTGGGGCCCGTTGCAGGTCACGCGTCGCCCATCCAATTTAGGCGGATGACTTCGTTGATGAAGAAACCGCTGGGCATTGCTCACTCGGTTCCTCTCGGTGTACCGTTGAACTTCAACAG TTCGTCTTCGTCAGATCTGGTCTCTCGGCGAGGAGCATTCAGTCGTCGTCATTACGGATCGGTGGAACTG CTGCCGCAAACCGAGACTGAGAGCGGGGGAGATTCGATGAAGTGCCGGCGGTTCCGGCTGGAGAACGGCGAAGGAGTCGGCGACAGAGATGAA GTCTACAATTCACCGACGACGCCCGTTCTAGAGAATCCAGAGTACCAGACGCGCTGGTATTTCAAATACTTTCTTGGCAAAT TGCATCAAATTTACGTGGGCACCGACAGTGAGAAACAGCCATTCTTCATCTCCGTTGTCCTGACGGATTCCAACAATCAGGGCGCACCGCAGTACAAAGCCATTCTCTGGAAGAAAACG GGAGCTCAGAAAATCTATCTGCCGCACACGCCCGGTCGGCCATTGAACGTCAAACAGATATTGAG CAATTTCCAGAACATGGACCGTCTAGAAAAGAGCCCCAAAGAGGTTGTCTCTCCTGAACTGCAAAAg AGCTTATTGTTGTTGGAAGAACAAGAAGGTTCGGTCAATTTCAAATTCGGTGTCCTCTACGCCAAAGCTGGACAAGCATCCGACGATGAAATGTTTAGCAATG aacgcgGTAGCAAAGAGTTTGAACGATTCCTCACCATTTTGGGCAACAAGATCCGTCTGAAAGGTTGGGACAAGTACCGCGGTGGCCTCGACGTTAAAG GAGACATGACCGGAGCCTACTCGGTCCACACCATCTACGAAGGGCACGAGATAATGTTTCACGTCTCCACTCTGCTGCCCTATTCAAAGGATAACAAGCAACAA TTGGAAAGGAAAAGGCACATCGGTAATGATATCGTCAACATCGTCTTTCTTGATGGCACACCTGAAGAGATGGCCGCCTTTTCACCCAACTGCATCAAATCTCAATTCACAC atatCTTTGCATTGGTGACGTATTTACCGGGCGAGGACGCCTACCGGTTCCACATTTATTCGGAAGAGTCGGTGCCCCTTTTCGGTCCATCGTTGCCATCGCCGCCCATCTTCCCCAAAGTGCCCGATTTCCGTGAATTTCTACTGGTCAAAC TCATTAATGGCGAAAAGGCAGCGTTCAACACGCCCATCTTTTCGCAGAAGCGCGAACGCACACTGGACATGCTCATTAGAGACATGTACGCAGAGGTTATGACGGAACATCGCGGG AGTCTACAGAGAAGAGCGTTGAGCGAAGTGCTTCCTGAAGGGGGACGCAGTTCCAGACGGCGGGAGGAAGCTCGTCAGGTGGAATTCGTTCGCGTCGGTCAAGCCCTGAAATTGGACACGATTGTTAAAGGCGACGCTCCGACCAGTCTGGCTAATACCGGACTATTTCGACGTTcg CCGTGGGAGCCGCAGTGCTTTTATCCGGATTTCCACTACGAAATCATTTGCGGCGACTCGTGGTCCGATAATCGTCTCATCCTGGCCACCGAATCGGGCGTCTTTGTCGTCGAAG AGGGAGGTACCTGTCGCATGATCTTCGACAAATCGGTTCAGATCAAACAGCTGACTGTCGTCGAAGCTCATGGCATCCTATTGGTGCGCACCGATCGCGGAAGGGACAGCCGGATGCATGTCTTCCGCTTGTCCAGCTTCGAATCGGACGCCTGCGGATCCGAGCCAGCCGCTTTCAGCCGCCAACATTTGAAAGACCAGCGCCTGGAACGAACAAAAG GCACTCACCTGTACGCCGTTTCCAGACTGGGAGGATCTCATCTTCGGatg GCGGTAGCTGTCGgtaaaaaaatccttttaCTTCAATGGCGCCATTCGGCTGCCTGGACGGCCTGGTGTCCGACGAGCGATACAGACACGGTCGAAGGCTTTCAATATTTAAgg GAGTTCCAGGTGAGCGAGTCTCCGCTTGTTTTGACGCTGATCGATTCAGGCAATTGCTACTCGGCTGGTGGCCAAGGAGAGAATCAGATTTGCGTCGGTTATCGACACCAGTTCGATTTGATCAACGAGCGCACCAGCGAGACGAAAAGATTTTACAATGTCGAAGGCAAGTGGGCCCATCTAGTGGCCGCCATCGACGTCTACGAGGACGAAGAGCCAGAATTGCTTCTTTGTTTCAACA ATACGtgccattttcaaaaattggaCGAAATCAATGCGTCCAGCGAGCACGATTTTCATTGGAATTCGGTGCCGGAAAGTATAg TCTGCGCTTTCCCGTACATTTTGGCCTTTACGGCTGATTCAATTGAAGTGCGACTAGTCATTAATGGCAACCTGATCCAGGCGATGGTCATGCCCCGTTTGTCGCTCATTACTTCCAAGAGCGACGTCTTCTTTGCCACAACGGCACCCGAGTTCTTCAGTCTGCGAGGTACACGCATGGATCACAAGGATTCGTCTCCGCCTTCGTCGCCTCATT CTTCACCAGATGGCAAACCCTTCCGGCTGTACCGAATCCAATTGAACAATCTCGGTGGCGGATCGGCCAATAATTGCGCCGCGACGCCCGTCTCCACCACCCCCATTCCAGCTAGAAATCTGAGCCGAAG GGATGACGTTTCGGCTTCACCGCCTCCGGCCGGTCGAGGCGGTGTGTCTCGAATGGCGCGACTGAACAGCCGGAAAGATTTGCGCATCCGGCTGGAACAGCAAGGTGGGGGCGGAGGACCCGGAAGTAATCCAGGAAGTCCCGGGGCAAGTTCCAACAGTTCGCGAGGTGCCGGAAGTGGAACGGGATTCAGCCGGAGCTGTACCGCGTCGCCAACGACGGGGTCGACGTCACCCAACGCGCCGTCGTCGCCGCGTTCTTCGTGTTCCGGTTCGCCGAAAACGCGACCGCCCCAAGGCAACACTGGACTGGGAGGCCGCAAACTGAGCCTGATGGCCGAGGAGCTGGAAGGTATGCGTCACGTCTTTCTGAGCCCACCGCCCAGCCCCAAACTGTTCTTCAACATCAATCCGCAGAATACGTGGGAGGCTTTCAAATAG